GCCTCAGGGTTTGGCGAAGCGCAGGGTGACCGGCATGCCCTGGCGCAGCGCGTCGTCGGCGTCGGTGACGATCACTCGCAGGCGGTACACCAGATCGGTGCGCAGATCCGGCGTTTCGACGCTTTTCGGCGTGAATTCCGCGGTCGGCGAGACGAAACCGATCTTGCCGTGGTAAGGCTTGTCGGGGCGGCCGTCGGTGTAGATCTCCAGTTCGGTGCCGGGCACCGCCTGGTTCAGGCTGGTTTCGTTGATGTAGGCGCGCACCCACACCGGCCGGGTCAGCGACAGGGTGAAGACCGTGCCGCCGGCGCCGAGCATGGTGCCCGGCTCCACCGCGCGGGTCAGCACCGTGCCGGCGGAAGGGGAGACCAGCGTGGCGTCTTGCAGGTTCAACTGCGCCTGCGCCAACGCCGCTTCGCTTTGCGCCACCTCGGCCTTGGCCTGTTCAATCTCTTGCGGGCGGTTACCGCTGCGGTATTGCGACAGCTTGTCCTTCGCCGCCTGCAGGTTGGCCTGCGCCTGATTGCGGGCGGTGCGCGCATCCTCCAGCGCATCGGCGGAGGTGGCGTTTTTCGCCCACAGTCCCTGCTGGCGTTTCAGGAAGCTGTCGGCGTAGGCGAAGGCGGACTGGCGCTGTGCCATTTCCGACCGTACCTGGGCGATCTCTTCGGTGCGGTAGCCGGCCTGCAGCAGCGACAGTTTGGCGCGCGCGCTGCCGACGTTGGCTTCGGCCTGCTGCAGTGCGTTGCGGTAGGGGGCATCGTCCAGTTTGCCGAGCAGCTGGCCCGGTTGAACGGCATCGCCTTCATCCACCGTCAGCGACGCCAGACGGCCGTCGACGCGAAAGCCGAGGTTAACCGTGCGGATATCGACGTTGCCATACAGCGTCAGCGGCCGCTCCTGTTGCTGCTGGTAATGCCATATCCCGTAAGCGACGGCCGCGATCAGCAGAATCAACAGCACGATAAAGGCACTGCGTTTTTTGTTCATAACACTCCCTGCCTGAATTTACGCGCCGTGACGTTGGCGCAGCCCAATAACCAGAATCTCAATATGTTCGCTCAGCACGGCCCCGATCTGTGCCGCTTCGTCCTCGCCAATCTCTTGCCAGCCGGCCTGGCGGCGGATGGTTTCGCGCGCCACGCGAAACGACAGTACCTCGCCGATCAGCGCATGGGTATGCAGCACGAGGCGGGTGGCGCGTTCGTCGATGCCGGTGGCGGCCGACAGCAGGCGGCACAGCCGTTCGTGCATCGGTGCGATCACCTGACTGTGGATCAGCGGGTAGGCGTCGGTTGGGGCGAGCTGTTCGCGCGACATGATTTTGCTCAGGTTCAGCGTGTGCGGCTGGGTCATCAGTTCGCTGAAGGCCAGCAGGCCACGCTGCAGCAAACGCAGCGCCGCGTCGGGTGAGCGCTGCGCGGCGGACTGTTGCCAGAAGCGATCGACCTCCTCGGCCAGCGGGGCGAACGCCTGCTGGATGAAATCGGCGAGCGATTGCGCCACGGCCAAGTACAGCCCCTCTTTGGAGCTGAAGTAATAGGTGATGGCGGCGATATTCTGGCCGGCGCGCTGGGCGATGTCGCGGGTGGTGGCGCCTTCCAGGCCGCATTCGCCGAACAGGTCGGTCGCTGCGGCGAGCAGCTGCCGGCGCGTTTGCTCGCCGCGCGCCCGGCCGGCGGCCTGATGAGGGAAGGAAGCTGGCATGGGTCACGCTCGAAGTTAATCAATCATATGATTAACTTTATGCCAGATTGTTTAAAACGCAACCGCTAATCACAATGAGTTATGTGATCGGCTTCAGACAATGCTGAATTTACGGCAGATTGTGCTCTGGGTGCGTAAAAATGCTTTTTATTGCGCGACTTCTGTTACAATCGGCGCTTGGTGCACTGCAGTTTGTGCCAATCCCTCGTGGTCATGCTTAATGCCCCGTCTGATCATCCTCCCAGGAAACTGCACCGAACACCGTTAGGTTAGGGGGGATCTGGAGTTTTTCTCTTTATGTCATTTGAAACCCTCGGCTTAAGTGCTGAAATTGTGCGCGCTGTTGAAGAACAGGGCTATCGCGAACCGACGCCAATTCAGCGTCAGGCTATCCCTGTCGTGCTGGAAGGTCGTGACCTGATGGCCAGCGCCCAGACCGGTACCGGTAAAACCGCCGGTTTTACCCTGCCGCTGTTGCAGCTGCTGAGCAAGCATGACCATCCGGTCAAAGGCCGCCGCCCGGTGCGCGCGCTTATCCTGACGCCAACCCGTGAGCTGGCGGCGCAGATCGGCGAAAACGTCGATGCCTACAGCAAACACCTGCGCCTGCGTTCGCTGGTGGTGTTTGGCGGCGTGAGCATCAACCCGCAGATGATGAAGCTGCGCGGCGGCGTCGATATCCTGGTGGCGACGCCGGGCCGTCTGCTGGATCTGGAACATCAGAACGCGGTTGACCTGTCCAAAATCGAAATTCTGGTGCTGGACGAAGCGGACCGCATGCTGGACATGGGCTTTATCCACGACATCCGCCGCGTGCTGGCCAAACTGCCGGCCAAGCGTCAGAATCTGCTGTTCTCCGCAACCTTCTCCGACGACATCAAGGCGCTGGCCAACAAGCTGCTGCACAACCCGGCTTCGGTAGAAGTGGCGCGCCGCAAC
The sequence above is drawn from the Serratia sp. FDAARGOS_506 genome and encodes:
- the hlyD gene encoding secretion protein HlyD, which encodes MNKKRSAFIVLLILLIAAVAYGIWHYQQQQERPLTLYGNVDIRTVNLGFRVDGRLASLTVDEGDAVQPGQLLGKLDDAPYRNALQQAEANVGSARAKLSLLQAGYRTEEIAQVRSEMAQRQSAFAYADSFLKRQQGLWAKNATSADALEDARTARNQAQANLQAAKDKLSQYRSGNRPQEIEQAKAEVAQSEAALAQAQLNLQDATLVSPSAGTVLTRAVEPGTMLGAGGTVFTLSLTRPVWVRAYINETSLNQAVPGTELEIYTDGRPDKPYHGKIGFVSPTAEFTPKSVETPDLRTDLVYRLRVIVTDADDALRQGMPVTLRFAKP
- the cecR gene encoding transcriptional regulator CecR produces the protein MPASFPHQAAGRARGEQTRRQLLAAATDLFGECGLEGATTRDIAQRAGQNIAAITYYFSSKEGLYLAVAQSLADFIQQAFAPLAEEVDRFWQQSAAQRSPDAALRLLQRGLLAFSELMTQPHTLNLSKIMSREQLAPTDAYPLIHSQVIAPMHERLCRLLSAATGIDERATRLVLHTHALIGEVLSFRVARETIRRQAGWQEIGEDEAAQIGAVLSEHIEILVIGLRQRHGA